In Acidimicrobiia bacterium, one genomic interval encodes:
- a CDS encoding PHP domain-containing protein, whose amino-acid sequence MPVDLHTHSRYSDGSDSPRQLVEAAQSIGLTALALTDHDTQDGIPEAREAARNLAIELIPGVEISCEWEPGTLHLVVLFLEPRSGPLQDRLNRLQESRAQRNNRIVERLNDLGIDITTDEVAREAGVGVAGRPHLAALLVRKGVVEDMRAAFDEYLGNGRPAYVGRERLTPEESIDLALRSRALPILSHPYTMGLDSETQFREAFSHLAGIGLAGVDCYYPEYSIEERAALAEVTRSFGMIPSGGSDYHGTYKTGLELGTGWGDLVVADEVLEELKAAQAALPR is encoded by the coding sequence ATGCCCGTCGATCTCCACACCCACAGCCGCTATTCAGACGGCTCCGACTCGCCGCGACAACTCGTCGAGGCGGCCCAATCCATCGGCCTGACCGCATTGGCGCTCACGGATCACGACACACAGGACGGCATTCCGGAAGCCCGGGAGGCTGCCCGGAATCTCGCCATCGAACTCATACCCGGAGTGGAGATCTCCTGCGAATGGGAACCGGGAACGCTCCATCTGGTCGTCCTGTTCCTCGAACCCCGGTCGGGACCCCTTCAGGACCGCCTGAACCGCCTGCAGGAAAGTCGGGCCCAGCGCAACAATCGCATCGTGGAACGACTCAACGACCTCGGCATCGACATCACAACAGACGAGGTCGCCCGGGAGGCGGGAGTTGGCGTCGCCGGGAGGCCGCACCTGGCCGCCCTGCTCGTCCGCAAAGGAGTCGTAGAGGATATGCGGGCGGCGTTCGACGAGTACCTCGGCAACGGCCGGCCTGCCTACGTTGGGCGTGAGCGGCTGACCCCCGAGGAGTCGATCGACCTGGCGCTCCGGTCTCGTGCCCTGCCGATCCTCTCGCACCCCTACACGATGGGGCTCGATTCGGAAACGCAATTTCGGGAGGCCTTCTCCCACCTCGCCGGCATCGGCCTCGCCGGAGTCGACTGCTACTACCCCGAATACTCGATTGAAGAGCGGGCCGCGCTGGCCGAGGTGACCAGATCGTTCGGAATGATCCCTTCCGGCGGTTCTGACTACCACGGAACTTACAAAACCGGCCTCGAGTTGGGAACCGGTTGGGGCGACCTCGTCGTCGCAGACGAGGTGCTCGAAGAACTGAAAGCGGCGCAGGCCGCCCTGCCGCGATGA
- a CDS encoding chorismate-binding protein, with the protein MEPRTSTDRPPYARFDDLRPHRRRSFELSDADHLLIAGSAGEVADVLDAAEAAVERGSWVAGFVSYEAAPGLDPTLQVVSSPAGEFDGFPAAWFAVFPHRSPTSAAPAAGYTLGDWIASVDESGHGHAVDEIRELIKRGETYQVNYTIGMSAPFSGSARSLYLDLTASQACGYGAFIDAGRWQIASASPELFFEWADGRIMCRPMKGTAPRGLVTADDEEHRLALLASEKDRAENVMIVDMVRNDLGRVAAVGSVDTPALFTAEKYDTLWQLTSTVTATTEPGTSLLTVFRALFPSASITGAPKVATMGIIRALEHRPRGVYCGTIGFGGPGVDGRPEWAFNVAIRTVLVDVEHGVAHYGTGGGITIDSTAGGEYREALLKAEILARRTADFRLLETMVWRPGSGVWLLDRHLNRLMESAWYFDVPIDASIVEASIKAATDRLTAASIVRLLVDRTGGMVVEAGPLPLADVVVRLVLDDRPVDRLDPLLYHKTTSRSVYEAALNRHPEAPDVVLWNEADEITETTVGNLAVLLDGEWWTPPVTSGCLPGTYRAELLDEARIRERVISVDELRVANAIARLNSVRGWETAFLM; encoded by the coding sequence GTGGAGCCCCGCACGAGCACCGATCGCCCGCCATACGCACGATTCGATGACCTGAGACCGCACCGCCGTCGCTCGTTCGAGTTGTCGGACGCGGACCACCTGCTCATCGCCGGCTCTGCCGGCGAGGTGGCAGATGTGCTCGATGCCGCCGAGGCGGCGGTAGAGCGGGGAAGCTGGGTGGCCGGGTTCGTGTCCTATGAAGCCGCTCCCGGTTTGGATCCGACGCTCCAGGTGGTGTCCTCACCGGCCGGCGAATTCGACGGGTTTCCGGCTGCCTGGTTCGCCGTCTTTCCGCATCGGTCTCCGACGAGTGCAGCACCCGCAGCCGGATACACGCTGGGTGACTGGATCGCATCGGTCGACGAAAGCGGTCACGGCCACGCCGTCGACGAGATCAGGGAACTCATCAAGCGAGGCGAAACGTATCAAGTGAACTACACGATCGGCATGTCGGCACCGTTCTCCGGCAGCGCCCGGTCGTTGTACCTGGACCTCACGGCGTCGCAGGCTTGCGGCTATGGAGCCTTCATCGACGCCGGACGCTGGCAGATTGCTTCGGCTTCGCCGGAGTTGTTCTTCGAGTGGGCTGATGGCCGGATCATGTGCCGGCCGATGAAGGGCACTGCCCCGCGCGGACTGGTGACGGCCGATGATGAAGAGCATCGGCTCGCCCTTCTCGCCTCCGAGAAGGATCGGGCCGAGAACGTCATGATCGTGGACATGGTCCGCAACGATCTCGGCCGGGTAGCCGCGGTCGGATCGGTCGATACGCCCGCCCTCTTCACTGCCGAGAAGTACGACACGTTGTGGCAGCTCACCTCAACCGTGACTGCGACGACGGAACCCGGCACCTCGCTTCTGACGGTTTTTCGGGCGTTGTTCCCGAGCGCCTCCATCACCGGGGCTCCGAAGGTGGCGACGATGGGCATCATCCGGGCTCTCGAACACCGGCCGCGCGGGGTGTATTGCGGGACCATTGGTTTTGGTGGCCCCGGTGTCGATGGCCGGCCGGAATGGGCTTTCAATGTGGCCATTCGGACCGTCCTCGTCGACGTTGAGCACGGAGTCGCTCACTACGGGACCGGCGGTGGTATCACGATCGACTCGACCGCCGGGGGTGAGTATCGCGAGGCGCTTCTCAAAGCTGAGATCCTTGCCCGGCGCACCGCAGACTTCCGACTGCTCGAGACGATGGTGTGGCGACCGGGGTCGGGGGTCTGGTTGCTGGACCGGCATCTCAATCGTCTCATGGAGTCCGCCTGGTATTTCGATGTTCCGATCGACGCCTCGATCGTGGAAGCTTCGATCAAGGCAGCCACCGACCGGTTGACGGCAGCGTCAATCGTGCGCCTACTCGTTGATCGGACCGGGGGGATGGTGGTCGAGGCTGGCCCGCTGCCACTCGCAGACGTTGTGGTGCGGTTGGTGCTGGACGACCGACCCGTCGATCGTTTGGATCCGCTCCTCTATCACAAGACCACGAGTCGCAGTGTCTACGAGGCTGCCCTCAACCGGCATCCAGAGGCGCCCGACGTCGTGTTGTGGAACGAAGCGGACGAGATCACAGAGACGACGGTCGGCAACCTGGCGGTATTGCTCGACGGTGAATGGTGGACGCCACCGGTCACGTCCGGCTGCCTACCGGGTACGTACCGGGCGGAACTGCTCGACGAGGCTCGGATCCGCGAACGAGTGATCTCAGTCGATGAGCTGCGCGTCGCCAACGCGATTGCCCGGCTCAACTCAGTGAGGGGCTGGGAGACGGCATTCCTGAT